From Vibrio fortis, a single genomic window includes:
- a CDS encoding putative bifunctional diguanylate cyclase/phosphodiesterase, with the protein MDLTNKAARIFIPAIFIIVFSSGVAYYLSYEHQIKNQIVSKWCVQLEFVVKQMGEELRDQKAFLNNIAERENFIKRADLNRTVYDAFASIDTQLSSTRFDYNTNNSYSFAIIDSRSNLIASSVQTLKHQSNQLFLDTGRTYLSDPNNSEKLSIIDGKLYAITAHTLDGYPDRIAVLILPISVFDSFKATLKEQLPFGFSFDYRFLTGVERSKFSVHESEPLVAALTNYHAFDNHAMKMDVDYSDGVAFKHTDPFISASLHVFPENYQSQLNQAKISIGGVTLAITLLLISGGYFLFYRQVLQPLQAYTRELNTLKPDEGNQKNNEDQIDPSYQSVFERVKTLVETDALTGLDNRTFFMQNLKKLLSEEHHGTSYLIYIDLDKFKAVNDNYGHDAGDELLVRFASSTQQILQRSRGRLFESHLFARLSGDEFAIYTYGITRLSDILSVLESIEAQFESNFFLGDQRYRVGISLGVVEINEHNENLTTDSLMIQADRAMYVAKESDARHYFYNSDLEEVVAKELLIEQTLIKALNEDGFSFSFMPIINASSKTLRGFELLLRCPELAQQNIGPDEFIPCAERTGMIRDIDMWVISNGLMAAKRLIDRGNRSLKFAINISSLELMSPGFPADVNRMLISAGVPAENIEFEVTETAFVPDETTELDVLFELKKIGVDLAIDDFGTGFTSFNQLIRYPFDTLKIDKSFVDQILNNNPSKQEMVNVLYRLAKNYSLKVVAEGVETKEQETFLTRLGCNYLQGYYYGTPVTEDDVLALIAKFQSD; encoded by the coding sequence ATGGATTTAACGAACAAAGCCGCTCGCATTTTTATACCCGCTATTTTCATTATTGTCTTTTCAAGTGGTGTTGCTTACTACTTGTCTTACGAACATCAAATTAAAAATCAGATCGTGAGTAAGTGGTGTGTACAGCTTGAATTTGTGGTGAAGCAGATGGGAGAAGAGCTAAGAGATCAAAAGGCCTTCTTAAACAACATTGCGGAAAGAGAAAATTTTATAAAACGCGCAGATTTGAATCGAACAGTGTATGACGCGTTTGCATCAATCGATACACAATTAAGTAGCACGCGGTTTGACTATAACACCAACAATTCCTATTCGTTTGCGATCATCGATTCACGGTCCAATCTCATTGCAAGTTCAGTGCAAACTTTAAAACACCAATCAAACCAGCTTTTCCTTGATACAGGCCGCACCTATTTGTCTGATCCGAACAATTCAGAAAAGCTCTCTATCATCGATGGTAAACTCTACGCGATCACAGCTCACACCCTTGATGGTTACCCCGACCGTATTGCAGTTCTCATCTTACCGATTTCGGTATTCGACAGCTTCAAAGCCACATTAAAAGAGCAGTTACCATTCGGTTTTTCTTTTGATTATCGATTCTTGACTGGCGTAGAACGGAGCAAGTTTTCCGTACACGAATCAGAGCCATTAGTTGCCGCACTCACCAACTATCACGCCTTTGATAATCACGCCATGAAGATGGATGTGGATTATTCTGACGGCGTCGCTTTCAAACATACTGACCCATTTATCTCAGCCTCTTTGCATGTTTTCCCTGAGAACTACCAAAGCCAACTCAACCAAGCCAAGATCTCCATAGGCGGAGTCACCTTAGCGATTACACTGCTTTTGATTAGCGGCGGTTACTTTCTATTTTATCGTCAAGTGTTACAACCTCTACAGGCATACACCAGAGAGCTCAACACCCTAAAACCCGATGAAGGTAATCAAAAGAATAACGAAGACCAGATAGATCCAAGCTATCAATCGGTATTTGAACGCGTCAAAACTTTAGTAGAAACCGATGCACTTACAGGCCTCGACAACCGCACTTTCTTCATGCAGAACTTAAAGAAATTGCTATCAGAAGAACACCACGGTACCAGCTATCTTATCTATATTGATCTCGATAAGTTTAAAGCGGTAAACGACAACTATGGTCACGATGCGGGTGATGAACTTCTTGTACGCTTTGCCTCATCCACTCAACAAATTCTACAGCGCTCACGCGGACGTCTATTTGAATCTCATCTATTTGCTCGACTCAGTGGCGATGAGTTCGCGATATACACCTACGGTATCACGCGACTCTCTGACATTTTGAGCGTACTTGAAAGCATTGAAGCGCAGTTCGAATCCAACTTTTTCCTTGGAGATCAACGCTACCGTGTTGGCATCAGTCTAGGGGTGGTTGAAATCAATGAGCATAACGAGAACCTCACTACTGACTCTTTGATGATCCAAGCTGACAGAGCCATGTATGTCGCCAAAGAGTCTGACGCTCGTCACTACTTCTATAACTCCGATCTCGAAGAAGTGGTGGCCAAAGAGCTTTTGATTGAACAGACCCTAATCAAAGCACTCAACGAAGATGGGTTCAGCTTTTCATTCATGCCAATCATCAATGCGTCTTCCAAAACCTTGCGTGGGTTTGAACTGTTACTGCGCTGCCCTGAGCTCGCTCAGCAGAATATTGGACCAGACGAGTTTATCCCTTGTGCCGAACGCACGGGCATGATTCGTGACATCGATATGTGGGTGATCAGCAATGGTTTAATGGCAGCAAAACGACTGATCGACAGAGGAAATCGTTCACTCAAATTTGCGATTAACATCTCTAGCCTTGAGTTAATGTCGCCGGGATTTCCTGCCGATGTTAATCGCATGCTAATCAGTGCCGGAGTACCTGCGGAGAACATCGAATTTGAAGTGACCGAAACCGCATTTGTTCCCGACGAAACGACGGAATTGGATGTGTTGTTTGAATTGAAAAAGATTGGAGTCGACTTAGCCATCGATGATTTTGGTACGGGCTTTACGTCTTTCAATCAATTGATTCGCTATCCGTTCGATACCTTAAAAATCGACAAGTCGTTCGTTGATCAGATATTAAACAATAATCCGTCCAAACAAGAGATGGTGAATGTGCTCTATCGTCTCGCCAAAAATTACTCTCTCAAAGTCGTCGCTGAAGGTGTGGAAACTAAGGAGCAAGAAACCTTCCTCACCCGTTTAGGCTGTAACTACCTGCAAGGTTACTACTACGGCACCCCAGTTACGGAAGATGACGTATTAGCTCTGATAGCTAAGTTCCAGAGTGACTAG